A genomic region of Elephas maximus indicus isolate mEleMax1 chromosome 10, mEleMax1 primary haplotype, whole genome shotgun sequence contains the following coding sequences:
- the LOC126084379 gene encoding olfactory receptor 1509, whose protein sequence is MDSLNQTRVAEFVFWGLTDNWVLEIIFFMAFSVTYVLTLLGNILIILTIIFTSYLQTPMYFFLSNLSFIDICHSSVTVPKMLEGFLLERKTISFDNCIAQLFFLHLFACAEIFLLTIMAYDRYVAICSPLHYPNVMNMRVCVQLVFALWLGGTIHSLVQAFLTIHLPYCGPNIIDSYFCDVPPVIKLACTDTYLTGMLIVSNSGTISLTCFLALVTSYTVILISLQKQSAEGRWKALSTCSAHFMVVALFFGPCIFIYTRPGTSYSIDKVVSVFYTVVTPLLNPLIYTLRNEEVKSAMKQLRQRQVVFMKSYT, encoded by the coding sequence ATGGACTCACTAAATCAAACAAGAGTGGCTGAATTTGTCTTCTGGGGTCTTACTGATAACTGGGTGCTGGAGATAATATTTTTCATGGCATTCTCAGTCACTTATGTGCTAACTCTTTTGGGGAACATTCTCATCATCCTTACAATAATTTTTACTTCATATCTTCAAacccccatgtatttcttcctgagCAATCTCTCCTTTATTGATATCTGCCACTCATCTGTCACTGTGCCCAAGATGCTGGAGGGCTTTCTTTTAGAGAGAAAGACCATTTCCTTTGACAACTGCATTGCACAACTCTTCTTCCTACATCTTTTTGCCTGTGCTGAGATCTTTCTGCTGACCATTATGGCCTATGATCGTTATGTAGCCATCTGCAGTCCATTACACTACCCCAATGTGATGAACATGAGGGTCTGTGTACAGCTTGTTTTTGCTCTCTGGTTGGGGGGTACTATTCATTCCCTGGTGCAGGCCTTCTTGACCATTCATCTACCTTACTGTGGCCCCAACATTATTGATAGCTACTTCTGTGATGTGCCTCCTGTCATCAAACTGGCCTGCACAGACACATACCTCACAGGAATGCTAATTGTGTCCAACAGTGGAACCATCTCCCTAACCTGTTTCCTGGCCTTGGTCACCTCCTACACAGTCATCCTGATTTCCCTTCAAAAACAGTCAGCTGAAGGGCGCTGGAAGGCCCTGTCCACCTGCTCAGCCCACTTCATGGTGGTTGCCCTCTTTTTTGGGCCATGTATCTTCATCTACACGCGACCAGGTACCAGCTACTCCATTGACAAGGTGGTGTCTGTTTTCTACACAGTGGTTACACCTTTGCTGAATCCCCTCATTTACACCTTGAGGAATGAGGAGGTAAAAAGTGCCATGAAGCAGCTCAGACAGAGACAAGTTGTTTTCATGAAATCTTACACATGA